The Nycticebus coucang isolate mNycCou1 chromosome 8, mNycCou1.pri, whole genome shotgun sequence genome has a window encoding:
- the LOC128592439 gene encoding 60S ribosomal protein L36-like, producing the protein MALRYPRAVGHNKGHKVTKNVSKPRHSRRRGRLTKHAKFVRDMIRECGFAPYERRVMELLKVSKDKRALKFIKKRVGTHIRAKRKREELSLVLAAMRKAAAKKD; encoded by the coding sequence ATGGCTCTGCGCTACCCCAGGGCCGTGGGTCACAACAAGGGCCACAAGGTGACCAAGAACGTGAGCAAACCGAGGCACAGCCGCCGTCGCGGGCGCCTAACCAAACACGCGAAGTTCGTACGGGACATGATCCGAGAGTGTGGCTTTGCCCCGTATGAGCGGCGGGTCATGGAGCTGCTCAAGGTCTCCAAGGACAAACGGGCCCTCAAGTTCATCAAGAAAAGAGTGGGGACACACATCCGTGCTAAAAGGAAGCGGGAGGAGCTGAGCCTTGTCCTGGCTGCCATGAGGAAAGCAGCTGCCAAGAAGGACTGA